The Alphaproteobacteria bacterium genome segment CTGAAACCGCGCCACCGACGATTCCAAAGAGGAGAACAAAACCCACCGTCGTGACGCCGCCGACGGCAAGCGCACGCAGGATCGGAACCGAACCACCATCTTCAGCGGCGAGCCGGCGGGCGATGAACGCCGGCAGCAGCGCGAACCCGCAAGGATTAGCCGTCGCTACCGCTCCGGCTACGAAAGCAAAGAGGAGCCCGCCAATCATTTTGTGGGCCACTCTCGCAGGTTCGTGGCGCGCGAGCGCTGGCGTGCAGACTTATCGCCCATTGTAATTTTCGGTCCATCTCGGCAAAAGCCGGTTCGCGTTCAGTGGTTTCCAGCAATCGAGGGACGGTTTCCAGCACCGGATCCCTTAATCCATGGTAATCCTTGATCCTGTAGTACCTACAGGATCAAGGATTACGTGCCATGACAGATGTCACGATATCGGGAGCGAAGTGGATGACTCGCGGCCAAATCTCAAAGCGGACCGGCTGCAATGCCGAAACCATTCGCTACTACGAACGGATCGGCGTGATCCCACCGCCAAAGCGGTCAAGCGCGGGTCACCGCCGCTATAGCGACAATGATGCGGACCGCGTCGCGTTTGTTCTACGCAGCCGCGAACTGGGTTTTAGGCTCGATCAGGTCCGCAATCTGCTCTCGCTGGCAGATCGCGGAAACGACTCGTGCGCCGACGTGAGGGCAATGACCTCCGCTCACGTGGCTTCAATCCGCAGCAAGATAAACGACCTTCGCAGGATGGAGCGTGTGCTCAAGGACTTAGTCGCCAAGTGCGAGGAAGGCACCGTTCCTGCCTGCCCAATAATCGAGAGCCTTTACCTTGGCGACGATCGTCTTCCGCCCATCTGATCGGACAGCACCTGATGCGATCGATCGCCGGACGGTCCGCGATCTCCTGGTATTCTTTGAATCCCGGGAGCGCTCCACTCGCGGCGGTAATAATACTGGCTCAGCTCACCGGTAAATATACGGCATGTGAAGGCCCATAATTTGCTCAAGTGAACCCGTAACGTCTTCAAACCACGGCATGGTAATCAGTACTTGGTGTCAACGAGGTAGCCCGTACTACCTAAACAAGGAAGCCCGCCAGGGGCTTTGTGTTTGTTGAGGCGGCTGGATTGGGTTTTGCGGCGAAACTTCTTACTGCAAAGACCGCACTGATAAATGTAGGTCGGTCCCTGCGGGAATGATGAGACAGATCGCCTGGCCGGTCGGCGCGCTTGGCGGACGGTCGGACGGAGCGTTCCAGCGCCACCGCCTCCGATAGAGGACAACGACCTCTGCGTCGGAGGGATAGCGACTGGGCCGGTCGGCGTTAGCTCGATTTCATAGCGCGGTATGAAAGTCTGGCTGGTTGTGCGCGCGCCCTCAATGCGATCCACGCGGTAGCTTCGATGCGCATCGCGATCTACGCCCCAGGCATGAAGGATAATGTTGTCATCCTGAGTACGCCGCAATGAATAGGGCTCAATCCGCCGTGTCGAACCTTGATAGTCGAGATCGATACACAAGCGGTTGGCTGCGGCAAAACGAATAACTTCGAGATGCGATTGCGCACTGCCTCTCAGAGGAAGCCGGAACGTCCGCTCTCGGATGACGGTTTCCCCGCGGCCCATCGTATAGGCTGCGGGAATTTCCGGAGCCTCGCCTCCTTCTAGCCAACGAAAAAACTCCGGCAAAGCGTCCCAGAAAGAAGGAACGGGCGGCAATGCGGGAAGCTGATGCGCCAGCATCGATTCCCATGCGCCCTCAAGGTCACCTTTGTGGTCATCAAGGGCGCCGTCCCGGGGTATTGCGATGCCCTTGAACTCACATTTCTGTCTCAGGACATCGAGAAGAACGGACGGCGAAGGGCGCGCATTGGTATTTCGGTAAAGGTTGATGACATCATAGAGATCTCGCGGCATTGTCCTCTCTGCGAGCGCGCGGACCTTTTCGCCAAAGGCTTCTTCGTAGGCGTAGGCGAGAACTTCGATGCCCCCGTTCGGTGCGTCGCTGTAGGGATGAAAGATCGGGATACGAACTGGCGGCAGGACAAGACGCTCGTCAGCAGTCAGGTCTAGTTTGATGCGCGGTAAACCGCCAGAGCTTGGCGATATCGGTCCGCGATAGCTCAATTTTCCCTGGCAACTTAAATTGCCCCGTGGGTTTTTATAGATATCAAAGTTCTGAGAATCGGCAGGAAATTCAAGGCCACTGCGCTCGTAAATCCAATCGGAAATTTGGGCGAAAACCCGCTGCAAAAACGCCTCATCAAGATGCGCAGGATCTTGCAGCGTAAAATCCAGGTCCTCGGAAAAGCGGTAGGTTTCGAAAAAGCACTTCTTGAGGCATGTGCCGCCCTTGAACACCCAACTATCGGCGATTTCGTCATGTGCGAAGATGCCTGCAAGCGCCCATCCCAGGGCGTAGTCCTTTTCCACGACATGTGGGTTCAGGCCGAGTATGGCGGCGCTATCGAGAAGCTCGCGTTTACCGATCATGAGTCTCACCCTTAGTCCATGACTTCGGGACGCGCAGCCGCCAGCGCGTTATCAGACGGCGACAATCCAGAGCTGGATCGAGCTTCGCATGACCTTTGGTCAGTCGGTTTTTGGATTCCTCCGCTAAGAGCTTTCCGCGCGGATGGCGCTCTGCAAGAAACCCAAGTCGCTTGAATATCGCGCCATTACCACGCTTGTCGGCATAAGCCATCAGTTTCGCGGGGTCGATGTCCTCACGCCGCAGGTATTCATGAAAGCAGTCAGCCACATGCTGAATGCCGCCACCAACAGCCGGATCGTCGAGCATGTCCACGATCGTCCTGTGCACATCTGATATGGCGATTTTAGTTTGCCCGCGCCAAACGGACTTTGTGCCAAAGATCAGCTCTTCCCGAATGTGTTTGAGCGTAAATATTGCGTTCTGACATTCCAGTGTCTTGACCCTGACGGGGCGCGCCGTAAAAACGACGATGTCGCGGAAGATCTGCTCAGTTAGATCCCAATGTTCAGCAGCAGTGCGTCCTGCGATATAGGCAGGCGCAAAGAGCGTCGGAACGAGAATCCAGGGGTCCTCGACAACCTGCGCCGCATCGAGCATTTCGAGCTGTACGGGCACGTAGGCCCCGGTGCCAACGCGCCTGAGCCATCCCTGCTCAGTCCAGCGGGATAGGAGCTTGGCAGCCTGTTTACGAGATATATCAAGAACTTGCGCGGCATCAGCGATGCGTACGACATCACCTGCTGCTTTAATCACGTTAGCAAGCCTGGCTCTTCCGATCGGTAGTGATAACTGCGAATCCATCCCACTACACCATACAAACATAAATTCGCTAATTTCGTGAACTTAATACATATCTATATATCACTTCTAGAGTATATCAATGCGTACTTTATTCGCATTTTTCTGCAATTCTCGCTGTCATGACATACCACAACTCATTTCTTAAAGCGGCGGGCGCTGTCCTATTCTTGTCTTCAACAGATTGAGGCCGCCGCTTGTCAGCACGGTCCGACTTCGGGAGCGGGCGATCTGCTGCTTTGTTTGTGCCGGCGGCGTGCGCAGCGGTCCGCGTTCATTGCTGGTCCTCGGGTTTGCTCGCAACATCGAATGCAAACCTAGCCAGGACCGCAACGACTACGACTCCTCAAGCTTGACTTCGTCAGCTCTGAACGTGCCACTAGCACGTCCTGACGACACCTAGTAGATCACCTGTGTGCCCGGTTGCCTCAGATGCCATGGAACGGCGTCAATTCCTCGAATATTGACGTACAGGTCGACGCCTCCAGCATCCCGCGTTGCAAACCCGCTAGAAACCGAGACTTCGTCAGGTGCAGATTTTTCGCGCTCATTCTCGGGGTCCACTTTCTGGAGGGCCCTAGCCTAGTGCGCGCAGCACGTCGCTGTTCGCTTCGAAGATCGCGCGTACGAGCCAGCAATGATTCGCGGCTCTTCGAAGTACGTTCTATCAACGCGCCGAGCATTGGTTGAAGACGCTCATGCGTAAGAACT includes the following:
- a CDS encoding helix-turn-helix domain-containing protein is translated as MTDVTISGAKWMTRGQISKRTGCNAETIRYYERIGVIPPPKRSSAGHRRYSDNDADRVAFVLRSRELGFRLDQVRNLLSLADRGNDSCADVRAMTSAHVASIRSKINDLRRMERVLKDLVAKCEEGTVPACPIIESLYLGDDRLPPI
- a CDS encoding nucleotidyl transferase AbiEii/AbiGii toxin family protein, with product MIGKRELLDSAAILGLNPHVVEKDYALGWALAGIFAHDEIADSWVFKGGTCLKKCFFETYRFSEDLDFTLQDPAHLDEAFLQRVFAQISDWIYERSGLEFPADSQNFDIYKNPRGNLSCQGKLSYRGPISPSSGGLPRIKLDLTADERLVLPPVRIPIFHPYSDAPNGGIEVLAYAYEEAFGEKVRALAERTMPRDLYDVINLYRNTNARPSPSVLLDVLRQKCEFKGIAIPRDGALDDHKGDLEGAWESMLAHQLPALPPVPSFWDALPEFFRWLEGGEAPEIPAAYTMGRGETVIRERTFRLPLRGSAQSHLEVIRFAAANRLCIDLDYQGSTRRIEPYSLRRTQDDNIILHAWGVDRDAHRSYRVDRIEGARTTSQTFIPRYEIELTPTGPVAIPPTQRSLSSIGGGGAGTLRPTVRQARRPARRSVSSFPQGPTYIYQCGLCSKKFRRKTQSSRLNKHKAPGGLPCLGSTGYLVDTKY